A part of Agromyces protaetiae genomic DNA contains:
- a CDS encoding CPBP family intramembrane glutamic endopeptidase: protein METRRRTQIEIAIVLALSLGASAVYSIVSIVARVTAETPLADQQASINQSQSPREWLDFTYQFLDVVFGLAAVALVLYLLWQPGKSPFRRIGLDFTRPARDVASGFALVAVIGIPGLALYAAGRALGLTVAVVASPLDAHWWTIPILVLSALRAALTEEVIVVGYLFTRFEELGVGKWATIVSSALLRGTYHLYQGFGPFAGNVAMGLVFGWAYTKWGRTMPLVVAHWVLDIVSFVGYPLAVAWWPGLFAPTTT from the coding sequence ATGGAAACACGGCGTCGCACACAGATCGAGATTGCGATCGTCCTCGCGCTCTCGCTCGGCGCGTCGGCCGTGTATTCGATCGTGTCGATCGTCGCGAGGGTGACCGCCGAGACCCCGCTCGCAGATCAGCAGGCCTCGATCAACCAGTCGCAGTCGCCTCGAGAGTGGCTCGACTTCACGTACCAGTTCCTCGACGTCGTGTTCGGCCTCGCGGCCGTCGCGCTCGTGCTCTACCTGCTGTGGCAGCCCGGGAAGAGCCCGTTCCGCCGGATCGGCCTCGACTTCACGAGACCGGCCCGCGACGTGGCATCCGGCTTCGCGCTCGTCGCCGTCATCGGCATCCCGGGGCTCGCGCTCTACGCCGCCGGCCGCGCGCTCGGCCTCACGGTCGCCGTCGTCGCGTCGCCGCTCGACGCGCACTGGTGGACCATCCCGATCCTCGTGCTGTCGGCCCTCCGGGCCGCGCTCACCGAGGAGGTGATCGTCGTCGGCTACCTGTTCACGCGCTTCGAAGAGCTCGGCGTCGGCAAGTGGGCGACGATCGTCTCATCCGCGCTCCTGCGCGGCACCTACCACCTGTACCAGGGCTTCGGGCCGTTCGCCGGCAACGTCGCGATGGGCCTCGTATTCGGTTGGGCGTATACGAAGTGGGGCCGCACGATGCCGCTCGTCGTCGCGCACTGGGTGCTCGACATCGTGTCGTTCGTGGGGTATCCGCTCGCGGTCGCGTGGTGGCCGGGGCTGTTCGCCCCGACGACGACCTGA
- a CDS encoding peptide ABC transporter substrate-binding protein codes for MKIKRIGVAAIALAAAGALALTGCTAGGGDTGGGTSSAIVTTNGSEPQNPLIPTNTNEVGGGKILDAIFAGLVYYDADGAPHNDVAESIETDDAQNYTIKIREGLKFTNGEPVTASSFVDAWNYGANTANGPQLSQYFFESIKGFSYEDEVAELPGLVVVDDTTFTVELNQPESDFPLRLGYSAFYPLPASAFDDLDAFGENPVGNGPYKLAGEGAWKHNEKIDLVPNGDYDGPRTPKNDGLSIIFYATQDAAYADLQGGNLDVLDAIPTSAIATYQDEFGDRSVNQPAAIFQSFTIPGRLPHFSGEEGALRRAAISKAIDRDEVTEIIFAGTRTPASDFTSPVIDGFSDSIPGSEVLDFDAAGAKELWAQADAISPWDGTFQIAYNADGGHADWVDAVTNQLKNNLGIEASGAPYPTFAEARTEITNRTIQTAFRSGWQADYPALFNFLGPLYGTGAGSNDGDYSNPEFDALLKEGLAQTDLDAANEKFQAAQEILFKDLPVIPLWYSNVNGAWSQDVENVQFGWNSVPLYYEVTKGE; via the coding sequence TTGAAGATCAAGAGAATCGGCGTCGCAGCCATCGCTCTTGCGGCAGCCGGCGCGCTCGCGCTCACCGGTTGCACCGCCGGCGGCGGCGACACCGGCGGCGGCACATCGTCGGCGATCGTCACCACGAACGGCTCGGAGCCCCAGAACCCGCTGATCCCCACCAACACCAACGAGGTCGGCGGCGGCAAGATCCTCGACGCGATCTTCGCGGGTCTCGTCTACTACGACGCCGACGGCGCCCCCCACAACGACGTCGCCGAGTCGATCGAGACCGACGACGCGCAGAACTACACGATCAAGATCCGCGAGGGCCTGAAGTTCACCAACGGCGAGCCCGTCACGGCCTCCTCGTTCGTCGACGCGTGGAACTACGGCGCGAACACGGCCAACGGCCCGCAGCTCTCGCAGTACTTCTTCGAGTCGATCAAGGGCTTCAGCTACGAAGACGAGGTCGCTGAGCTTCCGGGTCTCGTCGTCGTCGACGACACGACCTTCACGGTCGAGCTCAACCAGCCCGAGTCGGACTTCCCGCTGCGTCTCGGCTACTCGGCGTTCTACCCGCTCCCCGCTTCGGCGTTCGACGACCTCGACGCGTTCGGCGAGAACCCCGTCGGCAACGGCCCGTACAAGCTGGCCGGCGAGGGTGCGTGGAAGCACAACGAGAAGATCGACCTCGTCCCGAACGGCGACTACGACGGCCCCCGCACGCCGAAGAACGATGGTCTCTCGATCATCTTCTACGCGACGCAGGACGCGGCGTACGCCGACCTCCAGGGCGGCAACCTCGATGTGCTCGACGCCATCCCGACGTCGGCGATCGCCACCTACCAGGACGAGTTCGGCGACCGCTCGGTCAACCAGCCCGCGGCGATCTTCCAGTCGTTCACCATTCCCGGTCGTCTCCCGCACTTCTCGGGTGAAGAGGGCGCGCTCCGTCGTGCCGCCATCTCGAAGGCGATCGACCGTGACGAAGTGACCGAGATCATCTTCGCCGGCACGCGTACCCCCGCCAGCGACTTCACGTCGCCCGTCATCGACGGCTTCTCCGACAGCATCCCCGGCAGCGAGGTCCTCGACTTCGACGCCGCGGGCGCCAAGGAGCTGTGGGCTCAGGCCGACGCCATCTCGCCGTGGGACGGCACCTTCCAGATCGCGTACAACGCAGACGGCGGCCACGCCGACTGGGTCGACGCGGTCACGAACCAGCTGAAGAACAACCTCGGCATCGAGGCGTCGGGCGCTCCGTACCCGACCTTCGCCGAGGCCCGCACCGAGATCACGAACCGCACCATCCAGACCGCGTTCCGCAGCGGTTGGCAGGCCGACTACCCGGCGCTGTTCAACTTCCTCGGCCCGCTGTACGGCACGGGTGCCGGCTCGAACGACGGCGACTACTCGAACCCCGAGTTCGACGCGCTCCTCAAGGAGGGCCTCGCGCAGACCGACCTCGACGCCGCGAACGAGAAGTTCCAGGCCGCCCAGGAGATCCTCTTCAAGGACCTCCCGGTCATCCCGCTCTGGTACTCGAACGTCAACGGCGCATGGAGCCAGGACGTCGAGAACGTGCAGTTCGGCTGGAACTCGGTGCCGCTCTACTACGAGGTCACCAAGGGCGAGTAA
- a CDS encoding ABC transporter permease, translated as MGGYILRRLLQVIPVLLGTTFLIWSMVFLMPGDPLIGLFGDKTPPPQVLEALREHYGLDQPWYVQYFTYLGGIFRGDFGTSFSGEQVTDILARTFPVTLRLAVLAVLFEMVAGITVGLVSGLRKGGIFDASALVVSLILISVPVFVVAFVAQFVFGVQLGWFRTTVGPGAPWGDLILPAIVLATISFAQIVRLTRASVIDTEGQDFVRTAASKGLSRGRIVPVHILRNSLIPVVTYLAVDFGVLMVGATVTEGIFNVPGVGNTLYQAIIRGEQATVVSFVTIMVLIYVVVNLLVDLLYAVLDPRIRYAK; from the coding sequence ATGGGCGGCTACATTCTGCGCCGACTCCTACAGGTGATCCCTGTCCTGCTCGGCACGACCTTCCTGATCTGGTCGATGGTCTTCCTCATGCCCGGCGACCCGCTGATCGGGCTCTTCGGCGACAAGACGCCGCCGCCGCAGGTCCTCGAGGCGCTGCGCGAGCACTACGGCCTCGACCAGCCCTGGTACGTCCAGTACTTCACCTATCTCGGCGGCATCTTCCGCGGCGACTTCGGCACCTCGTTCTCGGGTGAGCAGGTCACCGACATCCTTGCCCGCACGTTCCCCGTGACCCTCCGTCTCGCGGTGCTCGCAGTGCTCTTCGAGATGGTCGCCGGCATCACGGTCGGTCTCGTCTCGGGCCTTCGCAAGGGCGGCATCTTCGACGCCAGCGCGCTCGTCGTGAGCCTCATCCTCATCTCGGTGCCGGTCTTCGTCGTGGCGTTCGTCGCGCAGTTCGTCTTCGGCGTCCAACTCGGCTGGTTCCGGACCACCGTCGGCCCAGGCGCGCCATGGGGCGACCTCATACTCCCGGCGATCGTGCTCGCGACGATCAGCTTCGCGCAGATCGTGCGCCTCACGCGTGCGTCGGTCATCGACACCGAGGGCCAGGACTTCGTCCGCACGGCCGCGTCGAAGGGCCTCTCGCGCGGCCGCATCGTGCCCGTGCACATCCTGCGCAACTCGCTCATCCCCGTCGTCACCTACCTCGCCGTCGACTTCGGCGTGCTCATGGTCGGCGCGACCGTCACCGAGGGCATCTTCAACGTGCCCGGCGTCGGCAACACGCTCTACCAGGCGATCATCCGCGGCGAGCAGGCGACCGTCGTGTCGTTCGTGACGATCATGGTGCTCATCTATGTCGTGGTGAACCTCCTCGTCGACCTGCTCTACGCCGTTCTCGACCCGAGGATCCGCTATGCCAAGTAA
- a CDS encoding ABC transporter permease: protein MPSNTARSAQPHFVAPVDETPVAAIDAVKAEGKPSNLWRDAWMDVRRRPMFWISAILIVLVVIVALFPGLFTQTPPNNDCQLSNSNAGPTAGHPLGFTRQGCDIYSRIIHGTSTSLSVGLIVSFLVAFLGIFFGALAGFFGGWVDAVLSRIGDIFFSIPYILAAVVIMSSVPSWLGIQPNVWIISLAIGIFAWPATARVLRAEILRVKNADFVMAATALGVSRMRILIRHVLPNSIAPVIVITTIGLAGAIVAEATLSFLGVGLPNTVMSWGNDISAAQSSLRVAPQTLILPSIALSVTVLSFIMLGEVVRDALDPKARARR from the coding sequence ATGCCAAGTAATACCGCTCGCTCCGCCCAGCCCCACTTCGTCGCGCCCGTCGACGAGACCCCCGTCGCCGCGATCGACGCCGTCAAGGCGGAGGGCAAGCCCTCGAACCTCTGGCGCGACGCCTGGATGGACGTCCGCCGTCGTCCGATGTTCTGGATCTCGGCGATCCTCATCGTGCTCGTCGTCATCGTCGCCCTGTTCCCGGGCCTGTTCACGCAGACGCCGCCGAACAACGACTGCCAGCTCTCGAACAGCAACGCCGGGCCCACCGCCGGGCACCCCCTCGGGTTCACCCGCCAGGGCTGCGACATCTACTCGCGGATCATCCACGGCACGTCGACGTCGCTCTCGGTCGGCCTCATCGTGTCGTTCCTCGTCGCGTTCCTCGGCATCTTCTTCGGTGCGCTCGCGGGCTTCTTCGGCGGCTGGGTCGACGCGGTGCTCTCGCGCATCGGCGACATCTTCTTCTCGATCCCCTACATCCTCGCGGCCGTCGTCATCATGTCGTCGGTCCCCTCGTGGCTCGGCATCCAGCCGAACGTGTGGATCATCTCGCTCGCCATCGGCATCTTCGCGTGGCCCGCGACCGCTCGCGTGCTCCGCGCCGAGATCCTCCGGGTGAAGAACGCCGACTTCGTCATGGCCGCGACCGCCCTCGGCGTCTCGCGCATGCGCATCCTCATCCGTCACGTCCTGCCGAACTCGATCGCCCCCGTCATCGTCATCACGACGATCGGTCTCGCGGGCGCGATCGTGGCCGAGGCGACGCTGTCGTTCCTCGGCGTCGGTCTGCCGAACACCGTCATGTCGTGGGGCAACGACATCTCGGCGGCGCAGTCGAGCCTGCGGGTCGCACCGCAGACGCTCATCCTGCCGTCGATCGCACTCTCGGTGACGGTGCTCTCCTTCATCATGCTCGGCGAGGTCGTCCGCGACGCGCTCGACCCGAAGGCGAGGGCCCGCCGGTGA
- a CDS encoding dipeptide ABC transporter ATP-binding protein, producing the protein MTDTSNGQQHVDSTTGGERPLLEIKDLKVNFKTQDGEVTAVDGVNITLYRGQSLAIVGESGSGKSTTAHAIINLLPGSGYIAGGQILLDGQDLTTASKREMESIRGRKIGFVPQDPMSNLNPVWSIGFQVEEAIRANGIATGKKAVKARTVEVLKQAGLHDADRRLRQFPHQFSGGMRQRVLIGMGLAADPQLLIADEPTSALDVTVQRVILDHLESLTRELGTTLLFITHDLGLAAERAEQLVVMYKGKVVESGPSRAILENPQHPYTQRLVAAAPSLASRRIQATGSVHAAEAALGADAGAAAGETIDLLATAEARAETGGTAAVREPAIVVQDLTKVYKIRGSGDFTAVDDVSFQVERGTTTALVGESGSGKSTVAKMILALESITSGRVEVGGRDISNLTNSETFKLRSLMQPVFQDPYGSLNPLRNIGNTIGEPLQTHKVGDRSWRRERVFELLDQVALPRTLVGRYPNELSGGQRQRIAIARALALKPQIVVLDEAVSALDVLVQAQILRLLADLQAELELTYLFITHDLAVVRVIADNVCVMQRGRIVETATTDEVFDNPKEQYTRDLLEAIPGANLKLGA; encoded by the coding sequence GTGACCGACACTTCGAACGGACAGCAGCACGTGGATTCGACGACCGGCGGCGAACGGCCGCTCCTCGAGATCAAAGACCTCAAGGTCAACTTCAAGACGCAGGACGGCGAAGTCACGGCGGTCGACGGCGTGAACATCACGCTCTACCGCGGCCAGAGCCTCGCGATCGTGGGCGAGTCGGGTTCCGGCAAGTCGACGACGGCGCACGCGATCATCAACCTGCTCCCGGGCAGCGGCTATATCGCGGGCGGGCAGATCCTGCTCGACGGGCAAGACCTCACGACAGCCTCCAAGCGCGAGATGGAGTCGATCCGCGGTCGCAAGATCGGCTTCGTCCCGCAAGACCCGATGTCGAACCTCAACCCGGTGTGGTCGATCGGCTTCCAGGTCGAAGAGGCGATCAGGGCCAACGGCATCGCGACGGGCAAGAAGGCCGTCAAGGCCCGCACCGTCGAGGTGCTGAAGCAGGCGGGCCTGCACGACGCCGACCGGCGCCTGCGCCAGTTCCCGCACCAGTTCTCGGGCGGCATGCGCCAGCGCGTGCTCATCGGCATGGGGCTCGCGGCCGACCCGCAGCTCCTCATCGCCGACGAGCCGACCTCGGCCCTCGACGTGACGGTGCAGCGAGTCATCCTCGATCACCTCGAGTCGCTCACGCGCGAACTCGGCACCACGCTGCTCTTCATCACGCACGACCTCGGCCTCGCGGCCGAGCGCGCCGAGCAGCTCGTCGTCATGTACAAGGGCAAGGTCGTCGAGTCGGGTCCGTCGCGTGCGATCCTCGAGAACCCGCAGCACCCGTACACGCAGCGCCTCGTCGCCGCCGCGCCGAGCCTCGCCTCGCGCCGTATCCAGGCCACGGGCAGCGTGCACGCCGCCGAAGCGGCGCTCGGCGCGGACGCGGGCGCCGCAGCGGGCGAGACGATCGACCTCCTTGCGACCGCCGAGGCGCGCGCCGAGACCGGCGGCACCGCCGCGGTGCGCGAGCCCGCGATCGTCGTGCAGGACCTCACGAAGGTCTACAAGATCCGCGGTTCGGGCGATTTCACGGCGGTCGACGACGTGTCGTTCCAGGTCGAGCGCGGCACGACGACCGCCCTCGTGGGCGAGTCGGGTTCGGGCAAGTCGACCGTCGCGAAGATGATCCTCGCGCTCGAGTCGATCACGAGCGGTCGCGTCGAGGTCGGCGGCCGGGACATCTCGAACCTCACGAACTCCGAGACGTTCAAGCTCCGCAGCCTCATGCAGCCGGTCTTCCAAGACCCGTACGGTTCGCTGAACCCGCTCCGCAACATCGGCAACACGATCGGCGAGCCGCTCCAGACGCACAAGGTGGGCGACCGCTCGTGGCGCCGCGAGCGAGTGTTCGAGCTCCTCGACCAGGTCGCGCTGCCGCGCACGCTCGTCGGCCGTTACCCGAACGAGCTCTCGGGCGGTCAGCGTCAGCGCATCGCGATCGCGCGTGCGCTCGCGCTGAAGCCGCAGATCGTCGTGCTCGACGAGGCGGTGTCGGCACTCGACGTGCTCGTGCAGGCGCAGATCCTGCGTCTGCTCGCCGACCTGCAGGCCGAGCTCGAGCTCACGTACCTGTTCATCACCCACGACCTCGCGGTCGTGCGCGTGATCGCCGACAACGTGTGCGTCATGCAGCGGGGCCGGATCGTCGAGACGGCGACCACCGACGAGGTGTTCGACAACCCGAAGGAGCAGTACACGCGCGACCTGCTCGAGGCGATCCCGGGCGCGAACCTCAAGCTCGGCGCGTAG
- the typA gene encoding translational GTPase TypA, translating into MAKATRSDLRNVAIVAHVDHGKTTLVDAMLKQTHSFADHAHVDERAMDSNELEREKGITILAKNTAVEYRGAHANGGSVTINVIDTPGHADFGGEVERGLSMVDGVVLLVDASEGPLPQTRFVLRKALEARLPVILLVNKTDRPDARIAEVEEESHDLLLGLASDLVDDVPDLDVDALLDVPVVYASGKAGRASLNRPANGELPDNEDLEPLFGAIIEHIPAPSYDDEAPLQAWVTNLDASPFLGRLALLRVFNGKIRKGQTVAWVRHDGSHSNVRITELLKTKALERFPAEEAGPGDIIAVAGIEDITIGETLADPEDVRPLPAIHVDDPAISMTIGTNTSPIVGKVKGHKLTARMVKDRLDRELIGNVSLKVLDIGRPDAWEVQGRGELALAILVEQMRREGFELTVGKPQVVTKQVDGKTHEPYEHLTIDAPEEHLGAITQLLAARKGRMDNMSNHGTGWVRMEFIVPSRGLIGFRSEFLTITRGTGIANAISHGYDEWAGQITTRNNGSIVADRAGVVTPFAIIALQERMTFFVNPTEEVYEGMVIGENSRNDDMDVNITKEKKLTNMRSSTADTFESMTPSRQLTLEECLDFAREDECVEVTPDKVRIRKVELDATARARAASRLKKQG; encoded by the coding sequence ATGGCCAAGGCCACCCGTTCCGACCTGCGCAACGTCGCCATCGTCGCCCACGTCGACCACGGCAAGACGACCCTCGTCGACGCCATGCTCAAGCAGACGCACTCGTTCGCCGACCACGCGCACGTCGACGAGCGCGCGATGGACTCGAACGAGCTCGAGCGTGAGAAGGGCATCACGATCCTCGCGAAGAACACGGCGGTCGAGTACCGCGGTGCCCACGCGAACGGCGGCTCGGTCACGATCAACGTCATCGACACCCCGGGCCACGCCGACTTCGGCGGCGAGGTCGAGCGGGGCCTCTCGATGGTCGACGGCGTCGTGCTCCTCGTCGACGCGTCCGAGGGCCCGCTGCCCCAGACCCGCTTCGTGCTGCGCAAGGCGCTCGAGGCGCGCCTCCCGGTCATCCTCCTCGTCAACAAGACCGACCGTCCCGACGCGCGCATCGCCGAGGTCGAGGAGGAGAGCCATGACCTCCTGCTGGGCCTCGCGAGCGACCTCGTCGACGACGTGCCCGACCTCGACGTCGACGCGCTTCTCGACGTGCCCGTCGTGTACGCGTCGGGCAAGGCCGGCCGCGCGTCGCTCAACCGTCCCGCGAACGGCGAGCTGCCCGACAACGAAGACCTCGAGCCGCTCTTCGGCGCGATCATCGAGCACATCCCGGCGCCGAGCTACGACGACGAGGCGCCGCTGCAGGCGTGGGTGACGAACCTCGACGCGTCGCCGTTCCTCGGTCGTCTCGCGCTCCTCCGCGTCTTCAACGGCAAGATCCGCAAGGGCCAGACGGTCGCGTGGGTGCGTCACGACGGCTCGCACTCGAACGTCCGCATCACCGAGCTCCTGAAGACGAAGGCACTCGAGCGCTTCCCGGCCGAAGAGGCGGGCCCCGGCGACATCATCGCCGTCGCCGGTATCGAAGACATCACGATCGGCGAGACGCTCGCCGACCCCGAAGATGTGCGTCCGCTCCCCGCGATCCACGTCGACGACCCCGCGATCTCGATGACGATCGGCACGAACACGTCGCCCATCGTCGGCAAGGTCAAGGGCCACAAGCTCACGGCGCGCATGGTCAAGGACCGCCTCGACCGCGAGCTCATCGGCAACGTCTCGCTCAAGGTCCTCGACATCGGCCGCCCCGACGCGTGGGAGGTGCAGGGCCGCGGCGAGCTCGCGCTCGCGATCCTCGTCGAGCAGATGCGACGCGAGGGCTTCGAGCTCACGGTCGGCAAGCCCCAGGTGGTCACGAAGCAGGTCGACGGCAAGACGCACGAGCCGTACGAGCACCTGACGATCGACGCGCCCGAGGAGCACCTCGGCGCCATCACGCAGCTGCTCGCGGCACGCAAGGGTCGCATGGACAACATGTCGAACCACGGCACGGGCTGGGTGCGCATGGAGTTCATCGTCCCGAGCCGCGGCCTCATCGGGTTCCGCAGCGAGTTCTTGACGATCACGCGCGGCACGGGCATCGCGAACGCGATCTCGCACGGCTACGACGAGTGGGCGGGTCAGATCACGACGCGCAACAACGGCTCGATCGTCGCCGACCGCGCGGGCGTCGTGACGCCGTTCGCGATCATCGCGCTGCAGGAGCGCATGACGTTCTTCGTGAACCCGACCGAAGAGGTCTACGAGGGCATGGTCATCGGCGAGAATTCGCGCAACGACGACATGGACGTCAACATCACGAAGGAGAAGAAGCTCACGAACATGCGTTCGTCGACGGCCGACACCTTCGAGTCGATGACGCCGTCGCGCCAGTTGACGCTCGAGGAGTGCCTCGACTTCGCCCGCGAGGACGAGTGCGTCGAGGTGACGCCCGACAAGGTGCGCATCCGCAAGGTCGAGCTCGACGCGACCGCGCGCGCCCGCGCGGCGTCGCGCCTCAAGAAGCAGGGCTGA
- a CDS encoding M23 family metallopeptidase encodes MSSTTRARRRLRPSRRRAVSPRQTLSALALSFSGGLLFVTSVPALAVTATAKQPVEDVYHPAPDEIVAAPQKVEVADDIEHAVIAPVSYDVEVAPPPVAAQVAGLGTVALGESRSVVWPVADPSRTSSGFGPRSAPCAGCSTYHDGVDFTPGNGTPVMSIADGVVQLATENGGGLGVNVEVVHNIGGQIYTTSYAHMQYGSLAVVAGQTVTAGQQLGVVGTTGQSTGPHLHLEMWAPDGVRFDGMAWLHDRLG; translated from the coding sequence ATGAGCTCCACCACTCGCGCACGTCGTCGACTGCGCCCTTCGCGCCGTCGCGCCGTCTCGCCCCGCCAGACCCTCTCTGCCCTCGCGCTCTCGTTCTCGGGAGGCCTGCTCTTCGTCACGAGCGTCCCGGCCCTGGCTGTGACGGCGACGGCGAAGCAGCCCGTCGAGGACGTCTACCACCCCGCCCCCGACGAGATCGTCGCCGCCCCGCAGAAGGTCGAGGTCGCCGACGACATCGAGCACGCGGTCATCGCGCCCGTGTCGTACGACGTCGAGGTCGCGCCGCCGCCCGTCGCCGCGCAGGTCGCGGGCCTCGGCACGGTCGCGCTCGGCGAGTCGCGGTCGGTCGTGTGGCCGGTCGCCGACCCGTCGCGCACGAGCTCGGGCTTCGGCCCGCGCTCGGCGCCGTGCGCGGGCTGCTCGACGTACCACGACGGCGTGGACTTCACGCCGGGCAACGGCACTCCGGTCATGTCGATCGCCGACGGCGTCGTGCAGCTCGCGACCGAGAACGGCGGCGGCCTCGGTGTCAACGTCGAGGTCGTGCACAACATCGGCGGCCAGATCTACACGACCTCGTACGCGCACATGCAGTACGGATCGCTCGCGGTCGTCGCGGGCCAGACGGTCACGGCCGGCCAGCAGCTCGGCGTCGTCGGCACGACCGGTCAGTCGACCGGTCCGCACCTCCACCTCGAGATGTGGGCGCCCGACGGCGTGCGTTTCGACGGCATGGCCTGGCTGCACGACCGGCTCGGCTGA
- a CDS encoding enoyl-CoA hydratase-related protein: MRRARFARLRGTRHHPRRRGRPGVRGGRRHPCHAAPLPEAAGELGRLGHGVAGAIESFPAPVIAAVDGFALGGGLELAMACDAIYATDASAFGQPEVRLGLIPGFGGTVRLPRLVGPALARELIYTGRRIGTSEAVAAGLVAKRFPDRESLLAGARATIAEVEQNAWTAVALAKRVLTGAAGTPTATASLLEIEGFEEAFATADKTEGVAAFLEKREPRFEGR, encoded by the coding sequence ATTCGCCGAGCTCGCTTCGCTCGGCTCCGCGGTACGCGGCATCATCCTCGTCGGCGAGGGCGGCCGGGCGTTCGTGGCGGGCGCCGACATCCGTGCCATGCAGCACCTCTCCCCGAGGCCGCCGGCGAGCTCGGCCGGCTCGGCCACGGTGTCGCGGGCGCGATCGAGTCGTTCCCGGCGCCCGTCATCGCCGCCGTCGACGGCTTCGCGCTCGGCGGCGGACTGGAGCTCGCGATGGCGTGCGATGCGATCTACGCGACGGATGCCTCGGCCTTCGGCCAGCCCGAGGTGCGGTTGGGTCTCATCCCGGGCTTCGGCGGCACCGTTCGGCTGCCGCGGCTCGTGGGGCCCGCCCTCGCCCGCGAACTCATCTACACGGGTCGACGCATCGGCACCTCCGAGGCCGTCGCCGCCGGGCTCGTCGCCAAGCGCTTCCCCGACCGCGAATCGCTCCTCGCAGGCGCGCGGGCGACGATCGCCGAGGTCGAGCAGAACGCCTGGACGGCCGTCGCGCTCGCCAAGCGCGTGCTCACGGGCGCGGCGGGCACGCCGACCGCGACGGCGTCGCTCCTCGAGATCGAGGGGTTCGAAGAGGCCTTCGCGACGGCCGACAAGACCGAGGGCGTCGCGGCGTTCCTCGAGAAGCGGGAACCGCGCTTCGAAGGGCGCTGA
- the fdxA gene encoding ferredoxin — MTYVIALPCVDVKDRACIDECPVDCIYEGERSLYIHPDECVDCGACEPVCPVEAIYYEDDLPDEWADYYKANVEFFDEIGSPGGAAKVGVIAYDHPLVAALPPQGH; from the coding sequence GTGACCTACGTCATCGCCCTGCCGTGCGTCGATGTGAAAGACCGCGCCTGTATCGACGAGTGTCCCGTCGACTGCATCTACGAGGGCGAGCGGTCGCTCTACATCCACCCCGACGAGTGCGTCGACTGCGGAGCGTGCGAGCCCGTGTGCCCCGTCGAGGCGATCTACTACGAAGACGACCTGCCCGACGAGTGGGCCGACTACTACAAGGCCAACGTCGAGTTCTTCGACGAGATCGGCTCGCCCGGTGGCGCGGCCAAGGTCGGCGTCATCGCCTACGACCACCCCCTCGTCGCCGCTCTTCCCCCGCAGGGGCACTGA